Genomic segment of Peromyscus leucopus breed LL Stock chromosome 23, UCI_PerLeu_2.1, whole genome shotgun sequence:
TGGGCTGcgtgatgtgggtgttgggatctgaacttgggtcctttgcaagagaatatgagctcttaacccctgagccatctccagctccaggaattcttatttttaagagaaatttaAGTCTAGAactgtggctcagttggtggtAATGTGCTTGCATAGTTTGCGTGAAGCCCTGGGGTCCACCCAGTGCtgcaagagccaggtgtggtgatgtgtatctgtaatcccagcactcaggatcctcctgcctctggcctgTAAGTGCAGGGGTTACACATGTGCAGTGATTACGTgtgtttatgaggtgctggggtgGTACTCAGAGCTTTGCACACACTAGGAAAGCACTCAGCCAGCTGAGTTGTCTCCCCATCCCCAGTAAATAAACATCATATTGAGGATTAGACACGGAACACTTAGTGGGAAAAGATGTTTATTACttaggactgaggagatggctcaccaggtaaagCACCTGCTGgataagcatgagggcctgagttcaaatcccagaacccatgtaaaaggcaGGTGCATGTGATGACAGAGCTTGCAGTGGGAAGTGGGGCGGGGCCGGagacaggcgggtctctgaggctcactggccagccagcctagttgaAATGGCATGCTCTGGATTCAGTAAgtgaccctgtctgaaaaaaaagggaggggtgcAATTGAGGCAGACACTCTATGTCGGCTACTGGCCTATGTGTGTGAATACAAAAGcaagcacatatgcatacaccacagaagcacatacacacaattgaaAACTGCAGTACTCAGAAATCGAGAtgggccgggccgtggtggcacacgcctttaatcccagcactcgggaggcagagccaggtggatctctgtgagttcaaggccagcctggtctacagggcgagatccaggacaggcaccaaaactacacagagaaaccctgtctcaaaaaacgagagagagagagagagagagagagagagagagagagagagaaggaaagctgtGTGGGTGAGAATCTGGACTCTGGCTTCCTCATCCAGTCTTTCTgaaactctttctgcctctcattgcAGGTTTATGAATGACCGAGTCCCGGCACACAAGAGGTACCAGCCCACAGAGTATGAACACGCAGCCAACTGTGCTACCCATGCTGTGAGTTGACTTAATGGGGTACTGACATGGGGACCCTTCAGGGTGGGGGGTAAAGAAGGCACTCTCCTCAATCTATGATATATATTATCTGTCTGTATATgcaggtgagtgcaggtgctcataGAGGCccgaagagggcgtcagatttcCTAGAGCTgaagtttcaggcagttgtgaactgctcagtgtgggtgctgggattgaacccaggtcctctaaaagagcactGAAAGCTGGATTTACattcatggtgcacacctttagtctcagcatcctggaggcagaggcagaggaggcaggaggatctctgtgagtttgaggccaggctgaacatagcaagctccaggacagccagagctacatagagagatcctgaaTAAAAGAGCACAGATCACTTttaactgatgagtcatctcttgtttctttaaaattatttattttttatttttgtgtgagtgtgggtgtgcaagtgtggaggtcagaggacaactttcagaattGCACCGTGGggctcagggatcaaacttaggtatCAGGCTTACATGAAATCATCTTGCTGACTCCATCTTGTTTTATGGATgctgtctctcactgggacctggagctAGTCAAGTAGCCTTGGCTGACTGACTTGATGATGCCAGGGGCCTGACAATTTCTGCTTCCCAATTCTGGGATTCCAAGCATGGGATTCAGCTTTTGATATGgcaatctgaactcaggtcctcatgattgtccAGCCAGCAATTTGCTGGTggggccatctcctcagtccttcTCAAACCACCCCATGTGACCTGTTTCTTTAATCTCTCAGGGGCCCCAGTAGTGCGGGCCTAAAGGAAGCACAATGGACTATAGAactgtaggtggatttttctgtcccatcagccagctcccaaatcacaacacagagacttattattaattataaaagctgatagcttaggcttgtttctaactagctcttaacaatttaaattaagccatttctatcaatctatgtgttaccacatggctcatgcctttacctgtcctccagcatgtcttgctctctctgtgtctgctgacgactccgcccttcttcttcccatcattctctgtgtctgactgtcttacctgtacctcctgcctagctaaaggccattcagctttttattaaaccaatcagaatgacacaCCTTCAccgtgtacaaaaagattattcataACATTTACCAAGCTAGAATGACCTGTCCATCACTCAGTTGTTAAAACAATTTCCAGTACTCTCATGAGGAAAAGATGGAAGGTTTAGGGGAAGCAGGTCACAGATTTGTAAAGGTAAAGGATTCAGGGGTTTGCTTTCTATAGCTTTTGAGTGGCCTACCTCTCCCCCTGCTCTGTCTATTCTTGAAATGGGgtcccatgtagctcaggctagtcttaaactcactatgtagctaaggatgaactTGAATTCTGAAGGTTCTTCCTTCaatctccacctcctgaatgctgggattacaggtgttcactACCATGCCTGCTTTATGTGGTGATGGGGAAGGAACTCAGGGCTTTGGGAATGATTCACAAGTCTTCTTCCAACGCAACTATGGAACTGTACATTTCAAAACTCTTGAAagagggttggggatgtagctcagctggtagagtccTTGTACAGTATGAGGGAGGCCCAGGGTACtacccccagcactgcaaacaagaaacaaacaaacctacaAGGATTTGGGAGTTTTTATCCTAAAGCAAGGATAAAGTGTGAGGAGATAGCTGTCtttgatctgagttcaagtccctgtACCCATAGCAGACAGCTcataacagcctgtaactccatcttcgGGTattctaatgccttcttctggcctccactggcacctgcactcaaTGCATCCCTccacaaacataattaaaatgaattcttaaataatgatgatgatgataaaactctgcatggagccaggcatggtggcacaggcctgtgactCTAGCCTTTGAGAGGCTGAGATTGGAGATagttacaagtttgaggctagcctgccatgaaatcctgtctcaaacagaatTTTCATGGAACCACGTGAACATGTacaacttttttaaaatctgtgtgtgtgtgtgtgtgtgtgtgtgtgtgtgcctgcctatTTGTATGTGAGAGTGTGAGCACACGTGTGCCATGATGcaggtgtggagggcagagggcaagGTGTCATTTCTCACCTCCCACCTTGTGTGAGATGGTCTCTGTTGGACAggtgtaggccaggctagctcgCCCATGCGTTTTTGGGaattcttccttccatctctctgtAGAAATGCTGGGATTGTGTAGAAGCACCAGGATTACAGACACGTGCTACCATGTGACCCAAACCACAGGAATAAGGGTTCAAAGCAGCATGGTGTTGAGGAGGAGGACCAGGAACgaggaaataaagacagaaggCTGAAATCAGGAGGGCTGCatgaggtttctttctttccttccttcctccttccctccctccctccctccttccctccctccctccctctctccctccctttgacagggtttatctgtgtaatagttttggctgtcctggaactcactctgtagaccaggctgatctcgaactcagagatccacctgcctctgcctctcaaattctggcattaaaggtgtgcgccaccactgcattTTATATACTATTTGCAGGGGAAATGGGAGAGTCAACAGAAACCTATCCCACAGTGGGACAAAGTCAGCCAGGAGCTAATCAAACAATGTTGCACAAAAGGGACACCAGATATCTCAAGTGTGTCGCAGACTGAGCACACGGTGGCCTTGGACTGATAAGAACAGCCCTTTAGTGGGGAAGAGTTAGATCCCAGGATCTGAAATTGCAGCTCCCCCAAGATTCGGCTCCCAGGCCATTACTGGCTGTGCCAAGCATGTTCATGGTTTTAGACAGGGAACTATGTTCCTTCTCCATACACCAGGGCCTCAGGAAAGCCTTGGATTGCCTGGCTCCCAACAACCATGTCTGTCTTTATTTGGGTTTtcaggatctgaacttgggtcctcacacttgcatggcaagtgcccCACCCATTGAGCCATCTACCCAGTCCATTATGTACAAACTTTCATTTGTAACTGTGATTTTATGTCGATGGGTATTTGGCCTGGATGCTTGTCTGttcactgtgtgcatgcctggtgtccacagaggccagaagatgggatcagattccctagagctggagttacaggtagctgtaaGCCACggtatgggtgctgagaattgaacctgggtcagtcagtgctcttaaccactgagctgtctcttcagctccCAATAGGTACAGTTTTTATGTCTTATGTGTcaattcaagtttttaaaaatgaaaattgaccCCATTCCTCAGAAATGAAACGCCTCACTTCTTTAGTGGCACTGTTAGCCTTCATGTGCTCAGTGGGCACCATGTTGTCTAGGTAATGGGAGCACGATCTAGAGAAAGGGAGCGAGTCAGTGCAGAGATCTTGGGGCTCTGTACTCCCCTGAGCCTGGCTGGTGAGGATGGCTCAGTAAAATGCTTtctacacaagcatgaagacctgagttattCCCAACACCtgcatggtagaagagaactgccTACCTCTCATCTCCAATAGTCcactcttgtacacacacacacacacacacacacacacacacatacacacacacacacacacacactcagttaaCAAAAATGTTTCCAATAGACAAACAAGTGGGGTgaacagtgcctgaggaatgaggCCTGTGGTTGATCTTTGGCCTTCACATGCACGTGCAGGAAAGTGTAACCCAGTGCCGTAAGTCACATAAAACCCTGCTGTGCTCCACATCACATACTCCCCCATGCAACCCGCAAAAGGGCTGGTCCTTGCaggtggagagatgcttcagcagTTGAGACCATGCACTGCTCTTGTAGACGGTCTgaatttgtttcccagcacccatgtgacggTGATATTTAAGACAGCCAGCTATCTTAAAACCATCACAAAGTCCAGCGCCTAGGGATCCAgtttcttcttctggcctctttggactCTTGCATTCATAATGTaactcccagccccaccccacatacatacacaaaattaaaaataaaatgtatcttcagaaaatgtatctattttaaaaaaggctggccctgttctgtcttctctcacTCTAGTTCTGGATCATTCCCAGCATCCTTGGCAGCTCCAACCTCTACTTCCTGTCGGACGATGACTGGGAAACCATATCTGCCTGGATCTACGGCCTTGGCCTCTGTGGCCTCTTTGTAGTATCCACCATTTTCCACACAGTCTCCTGGAAGAAGAGCCACCTCAGGTACCCTCCACCCAACCCACGGGAAGGGCACATGGGCATACACTCTGTACACACATAGTCGAAGCATGCCAGCTTTCACCGTAACGGGGTCCTGAGGTGCTTTCATAAACCCCCAGCATGGCAGGCAGCCTGGAAAACTGTGCTCTGGTCCCTTACGGGTGGAGAGACTCAGGCTGGAGGGGGTGTCtccagggtggggtgggcacCTCTCTCAACTCTGTCTCTTAGTCTCTCTTCCACTGGGGAAGGCAAGGCTGTCCCTAGGCAGTGCTGTGGGCACTCCCATACCTCCCTGGGACATAGTGGTTATGATCTGCCACCTCCTCTACCCACCCTAGGATGGTAGAACACTGCCTGCACATGATCGACCGGATGGTCATTTACTTCTTCATCGCGGCTTCCTATGCTCCTTGGTGAGTGCCAGCAACCCTCCCCGCTACCCTGgctgccttcctttctcctgtttgaatttctgtctACATTTGGGTGGGTGATTGGTGACCACACAGACAGGGAGTAGGTGAAAAGACATGCTCATCTTCTCTCTTGTGCCAAGAAATACCTACTTATTACCAGTGTCCTTCAAGGGTTGTTGTAGTCAAAAAAGAGcaaatgtgtatgtctatgtgtatgcaaATACTTATGTATACATTAGCATGtattaacatatatttacagaTATAAATGTCAACGGTTGTATAGATGTATAGACACATTTGTACATGTATGCAGATAtgcatgtggttttgtttttgttttttttaatcattatttgtgtgtgtgtgtatgtgtgtgtgtgtgtgtgtgtgtgtgtgtgagagagagagagagagagagagagagaagagagagagagagagagagagagagaatgtgtgtgtggagggtgcgGTCTCAGGTtacccaggccagccttgaactccctatgtatcttaggctggccttggattcctgatccttctgcctctgcttttccagtgctgagattacaagtatgtaccaTGGTGCCTGgcttatatgtgtgttttaaaagcaTTACTTTGtgttggatgtggtggtgcacacctttaatcccagtactagggaggcagaggagggtagatctctgtgagtttgaggtcagcagggctacacagtgagaccctgtttcaaaaaaatatattattcatatttttatctttttttccttgtggtgctgggaatcaaatcagttctctatcactgagccatacTTTCCCTCAATGTTTCATACATATACTGTACATTGTAAAGCATGTATTTAGACACATGTGTGGCATGTACTTGCAACCCCAggctttgggaggctgaggcaaagctTGAAGCCAACCctggctatatagtgaggccctgtctggaaaacaaagcaaaatgccAAGTATCTATTTATACTTTTACCTCATGCCTGTTTtccttttcgtgtgtgtgtgtgtgtgtgtgtgtgtgtgtgtgtgtgtgtgtgtgtgtgtgtgtgtgtgtgtgtgtgtatgtggtgtacatatgtgtgcatgttttatgtgtgttggtgtctgGAATCACCCTCCATCATTTTTCAGGAATTTGGATGACCACATTTCTTCCACATagaaaactgcatttttttttaaaccactgtgATATAGGTAGAGCTTAGACTTTCTTTCACAAGTGCTAGGTAAACATTCTTCCTCCCACACTTTTTCTGAGATGGCATCTTGCTATGTTGCCTTGGCTGGTTAGGAAGGAACTTCTGTGAACAGATCATCCTTACTTCAGTCTTCCTCGGGTAGCAGCTGGAACTAcagtgtataccaccatgctctgctgcttaacatgtctgtctgtctgtctgtctgtctgtcttccttccttcctttctttttgaagacagagtttcttggtgtaacagccctggttgtcctggaactcacgctgtagaccaggctggccttgaactcacagagatccacctgctctgcctcctgtgatGACTAGATACTGAGTAGAGTGTCCTCCCACCCCACACgtttctcctcctgctctttcCCCTCTATctttcagtggttgagagcacctgctgctcttgcagaggaccggagttcagttcccagcaccaatgtgagacagctcacaaccacctctaccTCCAGTTCTGCTCGCTtccactgagatctgcctgcctctgcctcccaagtgctgggattaaaggcgtgtgctaccattgcctgaattctatgtttaatatagcgGCTAGCTTTTTCCTccgatctccagataagctttattggggtacacaaataaaatatcccaatattcttctggtctccactggcacctgcactcatgtgcacccccccccatataaatttagaaaaaattaaaGGCTTTCTCATGCAAGACTTCATTCCAGAGAAGAGTTAAAGGATCTTCATGCTTGGCACCTTATTAGTTGTCTTTTTCTAAACCAAACTGCTAGGGAAAGGGCTCAGATCTTTCTCTGCATCTACACGTACGTAATTCATCTTGTGTGTAAAGAGTATAATCTTGCTGTCCTGCCGCCACCTCAGACTGTGATGGGACACCACGATGAAAGCAGCGTGAGGGAGCAAGCGTTGATTCCCACTGGGGGCTCGGGAGTACAGCCCGCCCTTCCAGGCAGGAACTTGATGAAAACTGGTGCCATCCGCACTGGGTGGTCTCCCTACAGCAGTCACCACCACTCACAGCCGTCCTAGAGGACCTTCTGGGAGATTCTAGGTCTCATCGAGGTGACAGTTAGCACTAGCCAGCACATTTGCTTCCTTTTTTCAAATtcgtttatttgtattttatgtgcattgctgttttgcctgcatgataCACCTCACATGTCCGTTATGtgccggatcccctggaactgtgggtgctggaaactgaacccaggtcctctggaagagtagacagtgctcttaactgctgaactctcTGGCtctactattctttttttttttttttaagatttattttttaccttaatatttataaactgtcttaacttgcaaaaataaaatcacaagtcAAAAATTAGCCATATCCCAAGTCTGACTTCTCAATGAACTTCTGTAGAGTTAGACTAGCCATCTGGAATGGAAGCTTggagtttacatttttattatcaaatatatttttatgcatatattcatcacccaaaacaaaaatctatgacAGAATTAGAAGCAGGAAAACTATCAGCTTTATCTCCTCTTTTGTAACTCGATACCTGCAATCAGTTCTTTCTCATCCTCTAATCTGCagccttgttttcttttcaacatGCTATGTTGTACCCACACATATATTTGTTGACGGACAGACATATATGACCGtatgggtatttatttatttttaattgtgtgtctgtgtgagacaatgtgtgtatgtgtaccatatacatgcaggaacctgtggaggccagaagaaagtgtcaggtTCCTtcgaactggagtgacaggtggctaatgtgggtgcttggacttgaacccaggttccctgcaagaacaacaaatctctctgtttctgtctctcctcccctcccctctgaagATGGGTtgcactatgtagccctggatggcctgcaactcactatgtagaccaggctggatcccatctgtgtctgtctccccagtgttgggCCTAAAGGCCTAAAGACTGGCACAGCGAACACGCGTAACTCTCCAAACTCAAGCTTGCTGTTCTCGTCTGCTCTCCCCACTCCAGCATCTACTAATAGCTTCTGGGGATTTTACCACATTGGTTCAGTctgtcctatttttaaaatgaccacGAATAGGGCCTTTCAGATGACttagggaactgtggttggtatgtaaaataaaagaaatttaaataaataaaaaggaaagaaaaaaaagatgacttaGCCAGGAGCAggggctcatgtctttaatcccagcactgaggaggcagaggcaggtggagctctgagttcgaggctagcctgatctactgagtgagttccaggacagccagagctacatagaaagaccctgtctcaaacaaacaaacaaagacaaaaaaccaaaaaaaaaaaaaaaaaaaaaaaaaaaaaaaaaaaaaaaagttgacttagcagatttttaaaatggtGCCTGCAGACAGCCCTGACTTCTATAGACAAACCTGAGTTCTTGCCCCAGAAACCACACagtagaagaagagaatcaaccccccaaagttgtcctctgctctccacacatgtgccacagcatatggacacacacacacacacacacacacacacacacacacacacacacacgcacacactcacaaacaaatgtttaaaaaattaaaaacctacaGATGTACTCAAaacattgttgtttttgtttttgttttttgaaacagggtttttctgtgcagttttggtgtctgtcctggatcttgctctgtagaccaggctggcctctcacagagatccacctggctctgcttcccaagtgctgggattaaaggcgtacgccaccaccgcccagctgtactcaaaatactgtataaaattacaagagctgggcatggcggtgtattagggttctctagagaaacagaaccaatagaaggtatatatattataaaaggtatgtgtgtgtggtgtatatgtatatacatgttctTGTGAAGAACTTCATGTGAAGGACAAAggtcatgtggaggtcagatatCTCTCTTGTTTgatctccaccttattttttgagacagggtctcttactgaacctgccACTCACTATTCAGGGAGGCTGATGGTTGACTGAGccacaggaatcctcctgtcttggcctccccaTCACCAGggattatgtgggttctggggatctgaactcatgtcctaaTGCTTGAGTGACTGGCATTTTACTGACAAGTCTTCCCAGCCACGAGGCTAGCTTTGTCTGGGTCTTTTGTCAGCTGTGTCGCTcatactggcctgaaactggtgactctcctgcctcagcctcctgagtgctgggacgacaggtatgtaccaccattccAACTTTGCCAGTTCAGTTTGTGCAGCATTATGCCTCCCTCTGGTGAGAGTCCTTGTCCTACCTGGGCAGCCATTGGGGACCGGGCTGCTCTAGGGTCAGCTTCCTTTGACAGGCTGGCCACATAGTGATTGTCCTTGGTGGTCCCCTCAGGCTCTGCccttggctttctctctcccaGGCTGAACCTCCGGGAGCTGGGCCCCTGGGCCTCCCACATGCGCTGGCTGGTCTGGATCATGGCCTCCACTGGTACTATCTATGTCTTTTTCTTCCA
This window contains:
- the Mmd2 gene encoding monocyte to macrophage differentiation factor 2 isoform X2; translated protein: MFTLARLLDFQKTKYARFMNDRVPAHKRYQPTEYEHAANCATHAFWIIPSILGSSNLYFLSDDDWETISAWIYGLGLCGLFVVSTIFHTVSWKKSHLRMVEHCLHMIDRMVIYFFIAASYAPWLNLRELGPWASHMRWLVWIMASTGTIYVFFFHERYKLVELLCYVVMGFFPALVILSMEGMSALNKPSCDDPW
- the Mmd2 gene encoding monocyte to macrophage differentiation factor 2 isoform X1, with amino-acid sequence MFTLARLLDFQKTKYARFMNDRVPAHKRYQPTEYEHAANCATHAFWIIPSILGSSNLYFLSDDDWETISAWIYGLGLCGLFVVSTIFHTVSWKKSHLRMVEHCLHMIDRMVIYFFIAASYAPWLNLRELGPWASHMRWLVWIMASTGTIYVFFFHERYKLVELLCYVVMGFFPALVILSMPNTEGIWELMTGGVFYCLGMVFFKSDGRIPFAHAIWHLFVAFGAGTHYYAIWRYLYLPSTLQTKVSK